In Penaeus chinensis breed Huanghai No. 1 chromosome 19, ASM1920278v2, whole genome shotgun sequence, a single genomic region encodes these proteins:
- the LOC125035370 gene encoding crustacean hyperglycemic hormones-like produces the protein MAAIGPMRAAILVSLLVAILASATTSGDGNKIPTFLHSSSQASPVTSLAGALTLDKRSLSFRSCTGVYDRELHVRLDRVCEDCYNVYRDVGVAAECRSNCFHNEVFLYCVDYMFQPRQRNQYRADLQRLGK, from the exons ATGGCTGCCATTGGACCGATGCGGGCAGCTATCTTGGTGTCCCTGCTGGTGGCAATCCTGGCCTCTGCCACCACCTCCGGAGACGGAAATAAGATTCCGAcgttcctccattcttcctcacAAGCCTCTCCTGTGACTTCTCTCGCAGGAGCCCTCACCTTAGACAAACGCAGCTTATCCTTCAGGTCTTGCACGGGCGTCTACGACCGCGAACTCCATGTAAGGCTCGACCGCGTGTGCGAAGACTGCTACAACGTGTATCGCGACGTCGGAGTGGCAGCAGAATGCAG GAGTAACTGTTTCCACAACGAGGTGTTCCTCTACTGCGTGGACTACATGTTCCAGCCTCGCCAGAGGAACCAGTACCGGGCCGACCTGCAGAGGCTCGGCAAGTAG